Proteins from a single region of Desulfovibrio sp.:
- a CDS encoding P-II family nitrogen regulator, with amino-acid sequence MNIQFTPAKLLVVFGECGCGMAIVDASKEGGARGGTRLHGRCLDEDGCGCGSCPGCVDQDIILILMQDEAESVITAVVEGALKNPKCRASAAMVLDVPKAMLRASQTASNEPFLHTIEGEDMKSGYTMICSIINHGQAEELMVVARQAGARGGTILGARGTGTEEDVKFFGISLTPEKEFLLIISENAATDAILQALGSQPVFSEPGGGIVFTTSIERYISLNA; translated from the coding sequence ATGAATATACAGTTTACGCCCGCCAAGCTGCTTGTGGTCTTTGGCGAATGCGGCTGCGGCATGGCCATCGTTGACGCCTCCAAGGAAGGAGGCGCACGCGGCGGCACGAGGCTTCATGGCCGCTGTCTGGACGAAGACGGTTGCGGCTGCGGCTCGTGCCCCGGTTGCGTTGATCAGGATATTATCCTCATCCTCATGCAGGATGAGGCTGAAAGCGTTATTACAGCCGTTGTGGAAGGGGCTTTGAAAAACCCCAAATGCCGTGCGAGCGCAGCCATGGTGCTGGACGTGCCCAAGGCCATGCTGCGCGCCAGCCAGACAGCCAGCAACGAGCCTTTCTTACATACCATCGAGGGAGAAGACATGAAATCCGGCTACACCATGATATGCAGCATCATCAATCACGGACAGGCCGAGGAGCTCATGGTGGTGGCCCGACAGGCCGGAGCGCGCGGCGGCACCATACTGGGGGCCAGAGGAACAGGTACTGAAGAAGACGTGAAATTCTTCGGCATCAGCCTGACGCCTGAAAAGGAATTTCTGCTTATCATAAGCGAAAACGCCGCAACAGACGCCATTTTACAGGCGCTGGGCAGCCAGCCGGTCTTCAGCGAGCCGGGGGGCGGCATTGTCTTTACCACCAGCATTGAGCGCTACATATCCCTCAATGCCTGA
- a CDS encoding SLC13 family permease — protein MQHIFFSSFLGKSPLWYKYTVLAFLVANPVLNIMVGPFITGWLLLLQFIFILSLALKCYPIPAGGLLALEAIIIGMTTPDAVYQEVVTNLPTVLLLIFMVAGIYYLKDVVFVVFTRLFIAIRKKHWLSLAFCIASATLSAFLDALTLMAIIIAVCFNFYAIFRKVAGAFTPTNGKEAPEVEEFCGFLRNIIMHGALGTALGGTMTIVGEPQNLMIGTMMNWSFAEFFMHNAVIAVPVAIVGFTLCPLLEIFRFPGFGYQLPEAIRELIVKDAAKKARQLSDQTRFLYITQCVVGILLILALALHVAEIGLLGLTLIILLSAMTGKTKEHDFSEAFNNAMPFVCLIIVFFAILSVVHDQHLVTPLVEWVFQFQGKPQLLALYLVNGTLSFVSDNVFIASVFITEMDKAHTAGLFSSDWYEKIAVVVNMGTNIPAVATPNGQAAFLFLLTSSLAPLIKLSYMRMVKLAFPYTVTMTATGAICIYFFL, from the coding sequence ATGCAGCATATTTTTTTCAGCAGCTTTCTAGGCAAATCGCCACTCTGGTATAAATATACGGTGCTGGCCTTTCTGGTGGCCAACCCTGTTCTCAATATTATGGTCGGCCCATTTATAACGGGCTGGCTGCTGCTGCTCCAGTTTATCTTTATTCTTTCGCTGGCGCTGAAGTGCTACCCCATTCCCGCAGGCGGTCTGCTGGCCCTGGAGGCCATCATCATCGGCATGACCACGCCCGACGCCGTGTACCAGGAAGTGGTCACCAACCTGCCCACAGTGCTTTTGCTCATCTTTATGGTGGCGGGCATCTACTATCTGAAAGATGTGGTTTTTGTCGTTTTTACCCGACTGTTTATCGCCATTCGCAAAAAACACTGGCTGTCGCTGGCATTCTGTATTGCCAGCGCCACGCTTTCCGCCTTTCTGGACGCCCTGACCCTCATGGCCATCATTATTGCCGTCTGCTTCAATTTTTACGCCATTTTTCGCAAAGTGGCCGGGGCCTTTACCCCGACCAACGGCAAAGAAGCCCCGGAAGTTGAAGAATTTTGCGGCTTTTTGCGCAACATCATCATGCACGGCGCTCTGGGAACAGCCCTTGGCGGCACCATGACCATTGTGGGGGAACCGCAGAACCTCATGATCGGCACCATGATGAATTGGTCATTTGCGGAATTTTTTATGCACAACGCCGTTATTGCCGTGCCTGTGGCCATTGTGGGCTTTACCCTCTGCCCCCTGCTTGAAATTTTTCGCTTTCCCGGTTTCGGATACCAGCTGCCGGAGGCCATCCGCGAGCTTATTGTCAAGGACGCCGCCAAAAAAGCGCGCCAGCTTTCAGACCAGACGCGCTTTCTTTACATCACCCAATGCGTGGTGGGCATACTGCTGATTTTGGCCCTGGCCCTGCACGTGGCCGAAATCGGCCTGCTTGGCCTTACGCTGATCATCCTGCTTTCGGCCATGACAGGCAAAACCAAGGAACACGACTTTTCTGAAGCTTTCAACAACGCCATGCCCTTTGTCTGCCTTATCATCGTCTTTTTTGCCATTCTTTCGGTGGTGCACGACCAGCATCTGGTGACGCCGCTGGTGGAATGGGTGTTCCAGTTCCAGGGCAAACCCCAGTTGCTGGCGCTGTATCTGGTCAACGGCACGCTGTCGTTTGTGAGCGACAACGTCTTCATCGCCTCTGTTTTTATTACCGAAATGGACAAAGCCCATACGGCTGGCCTGTTCTCCAGCGACTGGTACGAAAAAATCGCCGTGGTGGTGAATATGGGCACCAATATTCCCGCTGTGGCGACGCCCAACGGGCAGGCGGCTTTTCTCTTTTTGCTCACGTCTTCGCTGGCGCCGCTCATCAAGCTCTCGTACATGCGGATGGTCAAGCTGGCCTTTCCCTATACCGTGACCATGACGGCCACCGGAGCCATTTGCATCTACTTTTTCCTGTAG
- a CDS encoding DUF4198 domain-containing protein, giving the protein MWKFCCACLALALFWGTQAQAHFGMVIPSTPTVTDKKESPLKLDIAFAHPMELQGMPMAEPKAFTVTHDGTTEDLKSLLKPATIMGNKAWTAAYAIKKPGVYQFAVEPQPYFEPAEDCFIIHYTKTVVAAFGEEENWGQPLGLKTEIVPLMRPFGNYAGNVFQGQVLLDGKPVPGAEVEVESYNKGKGHTAPNEYYVTQVVKADQNGVFTYGVPWAGWWGFAALNTAEEKMNYEGEAKSVELGAVIWVNFAAPRTK; this is encoded by the coding sequence ATGTGGAAGTTCTGTTGCGCGTGCTTGGCGCTTGCGCTTTTTTGGGGAACCCAGGCTCAGGCCCATTTTGGCATGGTCATTCCTTCCACCCCCACAGTCACGGACAAAAAAGAATCTCCGCTCAAACTGGACATAGCCTTTGCCCACCCAATGGAGCTGCAAGGCATGCCCATGGCGGAACCCAAGGCATTCACCGTCACTCATGACGGCACGACCGAAGATCTCAAAAGCCTGCTCAAGCCCGCCACCATTATGGGCAACAAAGCCTGGACAGCCGCATACGCCATCAAAAAGCCCGGCGTCTATCAGTTCGCGGTCGAGCCGCAGCCCTATTTTGAACCTGCCGAGGACTGCTTCATCATCCACTATACCAAGACCGTGGTCGCCGCTTTTGGCGAAGAGGAAAACTGGGGGCAGCCGCTGGGCCTCAAGACCGAAATCGTTCCTCTGATGCGGCCCTTCGGCAACTACGCCGGCAATGTTTTTCAGGGCCAGGTGCTGCTTGACGGCAAGCCCGTTCCCGGCGCGGAAGTTGAGGTGGAAAGCTACAACAAGGGCAAGGGCCACACCGCCCCCAACGAATATTACGTCACCCAGGTTGTCAAGGCCGACCAGAACGGCGTATTCACCTACGGCGTGCCCTGGGCCGGCTGGTGGGGCTTTGCCGCACTGAACACGGCTGAAGAAAAAATGAACTATGAAGGCGAAGCCAAATCCGTTGAGCTTGGCGCAGTTATCTGGGTCAACTTTGCGGCTCCCCGCACAAAATAA
- a CDS encoding O-acetylhomoserine aminocarboxypropyltransferase/cysteine synthase family protein — protein sequence MNHEKGLRFETLQVHAGQEKPDAASGSRAVPIYQTTSYVFDDCAHAEARFNLTDPGNIYSRLTNPTQDALEQRVAALEGGVGALATASGAAAVSYALQNLASAGDHIVAAKTLYGGTYNLLAHTLKTWGIETTFVDPAQMDSFEQAITPRTRAIFVESMGNPHSNIVDMEALADLAHRHGVPLVVDNTFATPWLMRPIEYGADIVVHSATKFMGGHGAALGGIIVDSGRFDWAASGKFSHLSEPDPSYHGLSFTKAVGAAAYIVRARAILLRDLGATMAPLHAFLILQGLETLSLRVERHVQNALAVVRHLDNHPKVQTVNHPSLPHSPSHALYKRYFPNGGGSIFTIEVKGGAAEARAFIDKLRIFSLLANVADAKSLVIHPASTTHSQMTEDELALTGIWPNTVRLSIGIEHIDDILADLDQALASL from the coding sequence ATGAATCATGAAAAAGGCTTGCGGTTTGAAACCCTGCAAGTGCATGCCGGGCAGGAGAAGCCGGACGCAGCCAGCGGTTCCAGGGCCGTGCCCATTTACCAGACGACCTCCTACGTGTTTGACGACTGTGCCCATGCCGAGGCCCGGTTCAACCTGACCGACCCCGGCAACATTTACAGCCGTTTGACCAATCCCACGCAGGACGCGCTGGAACAAAGGGTGGCGGCCCTTGAAGGCGGCGTGGGGGCTCTTGCCACGGCCAGCGGCGCGGCTGCCGTAAGCTACGCCCTGCAAAATCTCGCCAGCGCCGGGGACCACATAGTTGCCGCCAAAACCCTGTACGGCGGCACCTACAATTTACTTGCCCATACGCTCAAAACCTGGGGCATTGAGACGACCTTTGTGGACCCCGCCCAGATGGATTCCTTTGAACAGGCCATCACGCCCAGAACACGCGCCATCTTTGTGGAGAGCATGGGCAATCCCCACAGCAATATTGTGGATATGGAAGCGCTGGCAGACCTGGCTCACCGCCACGGCGTCCCCCTGGTGGTGGACAACACCTTTGCCACTCCCTGGCTTATGCGCCCCATTGAATACGGCGCGGACATCGTCGTGCATTCCGCCACAAAATTCATGGGCGGACACGGCGCCGCCCTTGGCGGCATCATCGTGGACAGCGGCCGCTTTGACTGGGCCGCGTCCGGCAAATTTTCCCACCTGAGTGAGCCAGATCCGAGTTATCACGGCCTGAGCTTCACCAAGGCCGTCGGGGCGGCGGCCTATATAGTGCGGGCACGGGCCATCCTGTTGCGCGATCTTGGCGCAACAATGGCCCCCCTGCACGCATTTTTGATCCTCCAGGGGCTTGAAACACTGTCGCTGCGCGTGGAGCGCCACGTGCAGAACGCCCTGGCCGTGGTGCGCCATCTGGACAACCACCCCAAGGTGCAGACCGTCAATCACCCAAGCCTGCCCCACAGCCCCAGCCACGCCCTGTACAAGCGCTATTTCCCCAACGGGGGCGGCAGCATCTTTACCATTGAGGTCAAGGGCGGCGCGGCCGAAGCCAGAGCCTTTATTGACAAACTGCGCATATTCTCGCTGCTGGCCAACGTGGCTGACGCCAAATCGCTGGTAATCCACCCTGCGTCCACCACGCACTCGCAAATGACCGAAGACGAACTGGCGCTTACGGGAATCTGGCCCAATACCGTGCGCCTCTCCATAGGCATCGAACACATTGACGACATCCTGGCTGACCTGGATCAGGCATTGGCCTCCCTGTAA
- a CDS encoding competence/damage-inducible protein A: protein MRAEIISVGTELLLGHTVNTDAAHVSRALSALGLDLLQVHTVGDNGGRLESALREALGRAQIIITTGGLGPTDDDMTKETVAQVTGCPLEEDADSLRRLRDYFGDRPISANQLKQAYLPRGSVVFPNDAGTAPGCAVPAACGQWVILLPGPPSELLPMLENSVVPFLQNMTDSVIASFMVRTFGIGEGTAALRIADLTEGVNPTAAPYAGDAEMFVRVTAKAASAEAAEALAMPVVNEVRARLGDVVYGVNVTGLEAVVVEGLRLRGQSLATAESCTGGLLAKRITDQPGSSEVFGYGLITYANEAKTRLLGVPEELLARHGAVSPEVARSMAAGVRERYGADYGLGITGVAGPGGGTESKPVGLVYVALSHGKDVWLRELRPHGRYLGREWTRRLASSHALDMLRRHMAGLDVEALWTVAAL, encoded by the coding sequence ATGAGGGCGGAAATCATTTCAGTGGGTACGGAACTTCTGCTGGGGCATACTGTCAACACCGACGCCGCCCACGTGTCCAGAGCGCTTTCTGCGCTGGGTTTGGATCTTTTGCAGGTGCACACGGTGGGGGATAATGGCGGACGGCTGGAATCCGCCCTGCGCGAGGCCCTCGGGCGCGCGCAGATCATCATTACCACCGGCGGCCTTGGCCCCACGGATGACGATATGACCAAGGAAACCGTGGCGCAGGTCACGGGTTGCCCCCTTGAAGAAGATGCGGACAGCCTGCGCCGTTTGCGTGACTATTTTGGCGACCGCCCCATATCGGCCAATCAGCTCAAGCAGGCATACCTGCCGCGCGGTTCGGTGGTCTTTCCCAATGACGCGGGCACTGCCCCCGGCTGCGCCGTGCCGGCGGCCTGCGGGCAATGGGTCATCCTGCTGCCGGGGCCTCCGTCCGAACTTCTGCCCATGCTCGAAAACAGCGTTGTGCCCTTTTTGCAGAACATGACGGATTCGGTCATAGCGTCCTTCATGGTGCGCACCTTTGGTATTGGCGAGGGGACGGCGGCCTTGCGCATCGCTGACCTGACCGAAGGCGTCAACCCCACGGCCGCCCCCTATGCCGGCGACGCGGAAATGTTCGTGCGGGTGACGGCCAAGGCGGCGAGCGCCGAGGCTGCCGAAGCCCTGGCCATGCCAGTGGTGAATGAGGTGCGCGCGCGCCTGGGCGACGTGGTCTATGGCGTCAATGTGACGGGCCTGGAGGCCGTGGTGGTGGAGGGGCTGCGCTTGCGCGGGCAGAGTCTGGCCACGGCGGAATCCTGCACCGGAGGGCTGCTGGCCAAGCGTATTACCGATCAGCCCGGTTCTTCGGAAGTCTTCGGCTACGGCCTGATCACCTATGCCAATGAAGCCAAGACCAGGCTTTTGGGCGTGCCCGAAGAACTGCTGGCGCGCCACGGGGCCGTAAGCCCGGAAGTGGCCCGCAGCATGGCCGCAGGGGTGCGCGAGCGCTACGGGGCGGATTACGGCCTTGGCATTACCGGCGTGGCCGGGCCCGGCGGCGGCACCGAAAGCAAACCCGTGGGTCTGGTATATGTGGCGCTGAGCCATGGCAAGGATGTCTGGCTGCGTGAACTGCGTCCGCATGGGCGCTACCTTGGGCGGGAATGGACACGGCGTCTGGCTTCAAGCCATGCGCTGGACATGCTGCGCAGGCATATGGCGGGCCTGGATGTGGAAGCCCTTTGGACGGTTGCAGCCCTTTAG